A genome region from Crossiella equi includes the following:
- a CDS encoding iron-siderophore ABC transporter substrate-binding protein codes for MTRRTRLPAVALVLAGALALTACGGGATGPQSPGEAGGDAAFPVKIEHKYGTTEITKRPQRVVTLGLSDHETALALGVKPVGVVDWFKERPIGKFPWQAEKWAGIEPTIVGERDDINMEKVASLRPDLVIAQYSGIKKEQYETLTKLNIPVVAQSGKYPDYATPWEEMGRTIATALGLKAEYDRKVEELKARFKKVRDEHPAWGKQYALVGDMWQPGQYAAFAAHDPKLAFLLDLGFQAPKKLLEAPKEENVLKVASEGLPDLFEVDRLVWLTSDDKMEGTVRADPVYQRLKVTQEKRDLFVSYENPPIGAALSFNTILSMPYALDNLVPILAKG; via the coding sequence ATGACTCGGAGAACTCGGCTGCCCGCGGTGGCCCTCGTCCTGGCCGGGGCGCTCGCGCTCACCGCGTGCGGCGGTGGTGCGACCGGCCCGCAGAGCCCGGGCGAGGCCGGGGGAGACGCCGCCTTCCCCGTCAAGATCGAGCACAAGTACGGCACCACGGAGATCACCAAGCGGCCGCAGCGCGTGGTCACCCTGGGCCTGTCCGACCACGAGACCGCGCTGGCCCTGGGAGTCAAGCCGGTCGGCGTGGTCGACTGGTTCAAGGAACGGCCCATCGGGAAGTTCCCGTGGCAGGCGGAGAAGTGGGCCGGGATCGAGCCCACGATCGTCGGCGAGCGCGACGACATCAACATGGAGAAGGTCGCCAGCCTGCGGCCGGACCTGGTGATCGCGCAGTACTCCGGCATCAAGAAGGAGCAGTACGAGACGCTCACCAAGCTCAACATCCCGGTGGTCGCGCAGTCCGGGAAGTACCCCGACTACGCCACGCCGTGGGAGGAGATGGGCCGCACCATCGCCACCGCGCTCGGGCTCAAGGCCGAGTACGACCGCAAGGTCGAGGAGCTGAAGGCGCGTTTCAAGAAGGTCCGCGATGAGCACCCGGCGTGGGGCAAGCAGTACGCCCTGGTCGGTGACATGTGGCAGCCGGGCCAGTACGCCGCCTTCGCCGCGCACGACCCGAAGCTGGCGTTCCTGCTCGACCTCGGTTTCCAGGCGCCCAAGAAGCTCCTGGAGGCGCCCAAGGAGGAGAACGTCCTCAAGGTCGCCTCGGAGGGGCTGCCGGACCTGTTCGAGGTGGACCGCCTGGTGTGGCTGACCTCCGACGACAAGATGGAGGGCACCGTGCGCGCCGACCCGGTGTACCAGCGGCTGAAGGTCACCCAGGAGAAGCGGGACCTGTTCGTCTCCTACGAGAACCCGCCGATCGGTGCCGCGCTGTCGTTCAACACCATCCTGAGCATGCCGTACGCGCTGGACAACCTGGTGCCGATCCTGGCCAAGGGCTGA
- a CDS encoding DUF5994 family protein, producing MKSLVRRTPRLWLKPDASGPGRIDGAWWPLSKDLLAELPPLLPALVRRLGRVDRLIYHPANWLPAGNRLTVGAGAVLLSGLHSQPPDTVTVLGQGRRCLTLLVPPPETTPEFARATAPTITRRHHPTPFGDTATQRWEADGGSFR from the coding sequence GTGAAGTCCCTGGTGCGGCGAACACCGCGCTTGTGGCTGAAGCCGGACGCGTCTGGACCCGGCCGGATCGACGGGGCGTGGTGGCCCCTCAGCAAAGACCTCCTCGCTGAACTGCCACCACTGCTCCCGGCGCTGGTGCGCCGGCTGGGCCGAGTCGACCGGCTGATCTACCACCCAGCGAACTGGCTGCCCGCCGGAAACCGGCTCACCGTCGGCGCGGGCGCCGTACTGCTGTCGGGGTTGCACTCCCAGCCGCCCGACACCGTCACGGTGCTGGGGCAGGGCAGGCGGTGTCTCACCCTGCTCGTCCCACCCCCGGAGACCACACCCGAATTCGCTCGGGCCACCGCGCCGACGATCACTCGGCGGCATCACCCGACACCGTTCGGGGACACGGCGACCCAGCGCTGGGAAGCCGACGGCGGGAGCTTCCGGTGA
- a CDS encoding GNAT family N-acetyltransferase: MTTPANREPGGFELRPVLVSDRLTLHGWQVEDAAAALAVYGHPAVVRWLSPDMDRVRDLPAMRLLLQQWIAETARTSLPSGHWAVRRRGDGRIIGGAILLPLPPGNEDIEIGWQLHPDVWGQGYASEATHALARWAFRHDVDELFAVVRPGNTRAAGTVRGNGMHWVGETDKYFGLELQVFRLRTADLDESAPRGHLPPGYDLADR, encoded by the coding sequence GTGACCACCCCGGCGAACCGGGAGCCCGGCGGCTTCGAGCTCCGACCGGTGCTGGTGAGCGACCGGTTGACGCTGCACGGCTGGCAGGTCGAGGACGCCGCCGCGGCCCTGGCCGTGTACGGGCACCCCGCGGTGGTCCGCTGGCTCAGCCCGGACATGGACCGGGTGCGCGACCTGCCCGCCATGCGCCTCTTGCTGCAGCAGTGGATCGCCGAGACCGCCCGGACATCACTGCCTTCCGGACACTGGGCCGTTCGCCGCCGCGGCGACGGCCGGATCATCGGCGGGGCGATCCTGCTGCCGCTGCCGCCCGGCAACGAGGACATCGAGATCGGCTGGCAGCTGCACCCCGACGTCTGGGGGCAGGGCTACGCCAGCGAGGCCACGCACGCCTTGGCGCGCTGGGCATTCCGCCACGACGTCGACGAACTGTTCGCCGTCGTCCGCCCGGGCAACACCCGGGCCGCCGGCACGGTGCGCGGCAACGGCATGCACTGGGTCGGCGAGACCGACAAGTACTTCGGGCTCGAGTTGCAGGTGTTCCGGCTCCGCACCGCCGACCTCGACGAGAGCGCCCCCCGGGGACACCTGCCTCCCGGCTACGATCTGGCGGACCGGTAG
- a CDS encoding DUF6307 family protein, whose product MSTKTEPSTRYDRRVRLVQDTVTQHSNLGDKAAFALAVRIVDVIDHMAETVR is encoded by the coding sequence ATGAGCACGAAGACTGAGCCCTCGACCCGGTACGACCGACGAGTGCGGCTGGTGCAGGACACCGTCACCCAGCACTCCAACCTGGGTGACAAGGCCGCGTTCGCCCTCGCGGTGCGCATCGTCGACGTCATCGACCACATGGCCGAGACGGTGCGCTGA
- a CDS encoding DUF5994 family protein, producing MADHPFRTGDRHTAAPAEKCRLRLKPDSPASGYVDGAWWPRSTDPGSEFPALARALRTRLGAVSRISFNLDAWQPTQRRMSVDGRRLGVDGYRTFQPNTVGLTVAGQRSVSLLVIPAGATEAQAEAVLADAADPRILLAVPDILKSNGIPPDVTGAGSVPRPR from the coding sequence ATGGCAGACCATCCGTTCCGCACCGGGGACCGGCACACGGCCGCACCGGCGGAGAAGTGCCGGTTGCGGCTCAAGCCCGACAGCCCGGCCAGCGGGTACGTTGACGGCGCCTGGTGGCCCCGTTCCACCGATCCCGGCAGCGAGTTCCCCGCGCTGGCGCGCGCCCTGCGCACGCGACTGGGCGCCGTCAGCCGGATCAGCTTCAACCTCGACGCCTGGCAGCCCACCCAGCGGCGCATGTCAGTGGACGGGCGCCGCCTGGGGGTGGACGGGTACCGCACTTTCCAACCCAACACGGTGGGGCTCACCGTGGCGGGACAGCGCTCGGTGAGCCTGCTCGTCATCCCGGCGGGCGCCACCGAGGCACAGGCCGAGGCGGTCCTGGCCGACGCCGCGGATCCGCGGATCCTCTTGGCCGTGCCTGACATCCTCAAGTCCAACGGCATCCCGCCGGATGTCACCGGGGCCGGCTCCGTCCCACGACCGCGCTGA
- a CDS encoding fatty acid desaturase family protein → MTSEPHVVRGEEGSDFAALSREIRHTGLLNRRRAHYLLRIVGNLVVLAAGGVLFLALGDTWWQLLTAVFLAFMCTQLSFIGHDAGHKQIFRTRRANEAVGYAHGGLVGLSYDWWVGKHNRHHANPNHEDEDPDLDVSPLSFTPEQSRAKRGFARWFSTHQAYLFFPLLLAEGLNLHWSGIRHVWHGQGGRRGLEAGLLLAHFAIYLGAVFLVLSPLTGVVFILVHQGLWGLYMGCSFAPNHKGMPTLRREHQLDFLRKQVLTSRNVRGGRVVDFVLGGLNYQIEHHLFPSMPRPNLRRAQAVVRDFCARHDIDYAECGLLRSYGHVLRHLHAAGAPLRETRAPAGRTTT, encoded by the coding sequence GTGACCTCAGAACCTCACGTGGTGCGGGGAGAGGAGGGCAGCGACTTCGCGGCGTTGTCCCGCGAGATCAGGCACACCGGCCTGCTCAACCGCCGGCGCGCCCACTACCTCCTCCGGATCGTGGGCAATCTCGTCGTCTTGGCCGCGGGCGGCGTGCTGTTCCTGGCGCTCGGCGACACGTGGTGGCAGCTGCTCACCGCGGTGTTCCTCGCCTTCATGTGCACCCAGCTCTCGTTCATCGGCCACGACGCGGGCCACAAGCAGATCTTCCGCACCCGCCGGGCCAACGAGGCCGTGGGGTACGCGCACGGGGGCTTGGTGGGGCTCAGCTACGACTGGTGGGTCGGCAAGCACAACCGGCACCACGCCAACCCCAACCACGAGGACGAGGACCCCGACCTCGACGTGTCCCCGCTCTCCTTCACCCCGGAGCAGAGCCGAGCCAAGCGCGGGTTCGCCCGGTGGTTCAGCACGCACCAGGCGTACCTGTTCTTCCCGCTGCTGCTGGCGGAGGGGCTGAACCTGCACTGGTCCGGGATCCGGCACGTATGGCACGGGCAGGGCGGCAGGCGCGGGCTGGAGGCCGGACTCCTGCTGGCCCACTTCGCGATCTACCTGGGCGCGGTGTTCCTGGTGCTGTCCCCGCTGACCGGGGTTGTGTTCATCCTCGTGCACCAAGGCTTGTGGGGCCTCTACATGGGGTGCTCCTTCGCGCCCAACCACAAGGGCATGCCCACGCTGCGCCGGGAGCACCAGCTGGACTTCCTGCGCAAGCAGGTGCTGACCTCGCGCAACGTCCGGGGCGGGCGGGTGGTCGACTTCGTGCTGGGCGGGCTGAACTACCAGATCGAGCACCACCTGTTCCCGAGCATGCCGCGACCGAACCTGCGGCGCGCCCAGGCGGTGGTGCGGGATTTCTGCGCCCGGCACGACATCGACTACGCCGAGTGCGGGCTGCTGCGGTCCTACGGGCACGTGCTGCGACACCTGCACGCGGCCGGGGCCCCGCTCCGGGAAACCCGGGCGCCCGCCGGGCGCACCACCACCTGA
- a CDS encoding ABC transporter ATP-binding protein, producing the protein MRELLPIADSRATWRAVGVLLKPHRALAWAGFLVLLLGTSIGLVTPLVLGEVVDLVTVRAGADALTWPTVLLVVIALAQGVATSGGVAMVARLGENLLARLREVFVARALDLPLSEVERAGAGDLTARVTRDVAVVAEAVRTALPVLARSLLAIVVTMAGFALLDWRFLLAALLALPVQLQAVRWYVRHAPQVYADQRAAVGAQQQQLLETIGGADTVRAFGLAPQHLDKVRARSSEAVDLGMLGQRLVTRFYGRINTAEFIGLGAVLLAGFLLVRSGEVTLGAATAAALYAHNLFNPVSAALALADDAQSAAASLSRLVGVAERPAAQVRTEPVPTTTAVDVRGLSFGYRDDFEVLHQVDLAIGHGELVALVGASGAGKTTLAKLIAGVHEAAEGTITIGGTPLSGLALRRTVNLITQEVHVFAGPLAADLRLAAPEATDADLKDALTRVGAWSWAEALPEGLSTVVGEGGHRLTVAQAQQLALARLILADPPVAVLDEATAEAGSAGARTLEASARAALAGRTALVVAHRLTQAAAADRVVVLEAGRVVESGPHERLLAAGGRYAQLWSAWSDGR; encoded by the coding sequence ATGAGGGAACTGCTGCCCATCGCCGACAGCCGGGCCACCTGGCGGGCCGTCGGCGTACTGCTCAAGCCGCACCGGGCCCTGGCCTGGGCCGGGTTCCTGGTGCTGTTGCTGGGCACCTCGATCGGCCTGGTCACCCCGCTGGTCCTGGGCGAGGTCGTGGACCTGGTCACCGTCCGCGCCGGCGCCGACGCCCTGACCTGGCCGACCGTGCTGCTCGTGGTCATCGCGCTCGCACAGGGCGTGGCCACCTCCGGCGGTGTGGCCATGGTCGCCCGGCTCGGGGAGAACCTGTTGGCCCGGCTGCGCGAGGTGTTCGTGGCCCGCGCCCTGGACCTGCCGCTGTCGGAGGTCGAACGCGCGGGCGCCGGGGACCTCACCGCCCGCGTCACCCGCGACGTGGCCGTGGTCGCCGAGGCCGTGCGCACCGCGCTGCCCGTGCTGGCCCGCTCGCTGCTGGCCATCGTGGTCACCATGGCCGGGTTCGCCTTGCTGGACTGGCGGTTCCTGCTCGCCGCCCTGCTCGCCCTGCCGGTGCAGCTGCAGGCCGTGCGCTGGTACGTCCGGCACGCCCCGCAGGTCTACGCCGACCAGCGCGCGGCCGTGGGCGCGCAACAGCAGCAGCTGCTGGAGACGATCGGCGGCGCGGACACCGTGCGCGCGTTCGGGCTCGCCCCGCAGCACCTGGACAAGGTGCGGGCACGCTCCTCCGAGGCCGTGGACCTGGGCATGCTCGGGCAGCGCCTGGTCACCCGCTTCTACGGGCGCATCAACACCGCGGAGTTCATCGGCCTGGGCGCGGTGCTGCTGGCCGGGTTCCTGCTCGTGCGCTCCGGCGAGGTCACCCTGGGCGCGGCGACCGCGGCCGCGCTGTACGCGCACAACCTGTTCAACCCGGTCAGCGCCGCCCTGGCCCTGGCCGACGACGCGCAGTCCGCCGCCGCCAGCCTGTCCCGCCTGGTCGGGGTCGCCGAGCGGCCCGCCGCGCAGGTCCGCACCGAGCCGGTGCCCACCACCACGGCGGTGGACGTGCGCGGGCTCTCCTTCGGCTACCGCGACGACTTCGAGGTGCTGCACCAGGTCGACCTGGCCATCGGGCACGGCGAGCTGGTGGCCCTGGTCGGCGCGAGCGGTGCGGGCAAGACCACCCTGGCCAAGCTGATCGCCGGGGTGCACGAGGCGGCCGAGGGCACGATCACCATCGGCGGCACCCCGCTGTCCGGGCTGGCGCTGCGCCGCACGGTCAACCTGATCACGCAGGAGGTGCACGTCTTCGCCGGCCCGCTGGCCGCCGACCTGCGCCTGGCCGCCCCGGAGGCCACCGACGCCGACCTCAAGGACGCGCTCACCCGTGTCGGGGCGTGGTCCTGGGCGGAGGCCCTGCCCGAGGGACTGTCCACTGTGGTCGGTGAGGGCGGGCACCGGCTGACCGTCGCGCAGGCCCAGCAGCTGGCCCTGGCCCGGCTGATCCTGGCCGACCCGCCGGTGGCCGTGCTGGACGAGGCCACCGCCGAGGCGGGCAGCGCGGGCGCGCGCACCCTGGAGGCCTCGGCCCGGGCCGCGCTGGCCGGACGCACCGCACTGGTGGTCGCGCACCGGCTCACCCAGGCCGCCGCGGCCGACCGGGTCGTGGTGCTGGAGGCGGGCCGCGTGGTCGAGTCCGGCCCGCACGAGCGGCTGCTGGCCGCGGGCGGGCGCTACGCGCAGCTGTGGAGCGCCTGGTCGGACGGGCGGTAG
- a CDS encoding FecCD family ABC transporter permease, with the protein MAVVVESGPGGGGGPGRRGGVAVVRLVGLVGALVVLGAVCVVSLWLGLKSISFADTLSVLWHNDGSTESAIVRELRLPRMVLGVLVGAALGLAGALMQALSRNPLADPGLLGITMGASTAVVVGIAFLGVSGTTGSVWLGFAGAALAAVVVYVLGSTGRAAVTPDRLVMAGAAITAVLLAFNSAVLLLNPETFNQFRFWNAGSLAGRRMDTVAAVAPFLAGGIVLALGLARPLNGMLLGEETGRALGVHIGRTRALGALAVTVLSGAATAAAGPIAFLGLCVPHVARLLVGSDQRWVLPYSAVLAPILLLGADILGRLVVAPGELAVGIVTAVLGAPVFLALCRRRKLVQL; encoded by the coding sequence ATGGCTGTTGTGGTGGAGTCGGGGCCGGGTGGGGGTGGCGGGCCTGGGCGGCGGGGCGGGGTCGCCGTCGTTCGGCTGGTCGGGCTCGTCGGGGCGCTGGTCGTGCTCGGGGCCGTGTGCGTGGTGAGCCTGTGGCTCGGGCTCAAGTCCATCTCCTTCGCCGACACGCTGTCCGTGTTGTGGCACAACGACGGCAGCACCGAGTCGGCCATCGTGCGCGAGCTCCGCCTGCCCCGCATGGTGCTCGGCGTCCTGGTCGGGGCCGCGCTGGGGCTGGCCGGGGCGCTCATGCAGGCGCTGTCGCGCAATCCGCTCGCCGATCCCGGGCTGCTCGGGATCACCATGGGGGCCTCGACCGCCGTGGTGGTCGGGATCGCGTTCCTCGGGGTGTCCGGGACGACCGGGTCCGTGTGGCTCGGGTTCGCCGGGGCCGCCCTGGCCGCCGTGGTGGTCTACGTGCTCGGGTCCACCGGGCGGGCCGCGGTGACACCCGATCGGCTCGTCATGGCCGGGGCCGCCATCACCGCCGTGCTGCTCGCGTTCAACTCCGCCGTGTTGCTGCTCAACCCCGAGACCTTCAACCAGTTCCGGTTCTGGAACGCCGGGTCGCTGGCCGGGCGGCGGATGGACACCGTCGCCGCCGTCGCGCCGTTCCTGGCCGGGGGGATCGTGCTCGCACTGGGGCTGGCCCGGCCGCTCAACGGGATGTTGCTCGGGGAGGAGACCGGGCGTGCGCTCGGGGTCCACATCGGACGGACGCGGGCGCTCGGCGCCCTTGCCGTGACCGTGTTGTCCGGGGCCGCCACCGCCGCCGCCGGGCCCATCGCCTTCCTCGGGCTGTGCGTACCGCACGTCGCGCGGCTGCTCGTCGGGTCCGACCAGCGGTGGGTGCTGCCCTACTCCGCCGTGCTCGCGCCGATCCTGTTGCTGGGCGCGGACATCCTCGGCCGCCTGGTGGTCGCGCCCGGCGAGCTCGCCGTCGGCATCGTCACCGCCGTGCTCGGCGCGCCCGTGTTCCTGGCCCTGTGCCGCCGCCGGAAGCTGGTGCAGCTGTGA
- a CDS encoding ABC transporter ATP-binding protein — MDQRRLTVPGALLAASHQAGEALVPVLIGVVIDQAVATGASGAFVVWLGVLFADFILLSLSYRFAARLSEGAALQAAHRVRLRITEKVLDPRGGGEGGRLSGELAAVATGDAQRFGAVNRGLPGGLAAVAALVVGAVALLRISWTLGLLVLVATPLLLWASHLLSVPLERRSHAEQEQAALASGVAADLVAGLRVLKGMGAEGTATRRYGEVSEASRVAAVRAARAQAWLEGAISALTGVFLAVVTLVAARLALAGDITVGELVTAVGLAQFLLWPLTLFSWVSTTLAQGRSSADRIVELLNIAPPRTGGDTPLPQPVLGEVLVAPGVHARAGELLGVLAPDPAEAAALVRTFRDLAVTVDGVDLAHVDCTSARATVLVAAHDAELFDGTVAENVTGPARAGALTAAGVHELAAALPDGLDTQLGEGGRALSGGQRQRVALARALARQAPVLVLHDPATAVDAVTEARLASALKEFRRGRTTVLIASSPALLAAADRVVLLHEGAVAATGTHTELMTTQPLYRDTVRA, encoded by the coding sequence ATGGACCAGCGCAGACTGACTGTGCCGGGGGCCTTGTTGGCCGCGTCGCACCAGGCCGGGGAGGCGCTGGTGCCCGTGTTGATCGGGGTGGTCATCGACCAGGCCGTGGCCACCGGGGCTTCTGGGGCGTTCGTGGTCTGGCTCGGGGTGTTGTTCGCCGATTTCATCCTGCTGTCGCTCAGTTATCGGTTCGCCGCCCGGCTTTCCGAGGGGGCCGCGTTGCAGGCCGCGCATCGGGTTCGGTTGCGGATCACGGAGAAGGTGCTTGACCCTCGGGGTGGTGGTGAGGGCGGGCGGCTCAGCGGGGAGCTCGCCGCCGTCGCCACCGGGGATGCGCAGCGGTTCGGGGCCGTCAACCGGGGGCTGCCCGGGGGGTTGGCCGCTGTCGCCGCTCTGGTGGTCGGGGCCGTTGCCCTGTTGCGGATTTCCTGGACGCTCGGGTTGCTCGTGCTTGTCGCCACGCCGCTGTTGCTGTGGGCTTCGCATCTGTTGAGCGTTCCGCTGGAGCGGCGCAGTCATGCCGAGCAGGAGCAGGCCGCGCTGGCTTCCGGGGTTGCCGCCGATCTTGTCGCCGGGTTGCGCGTGCTCAAGGGGATGGGGGCCGAGGGGACCGCCACGCGGCGCTACGGGGAGGTCAGTGAGGCTTCCCGGGTCGCCGCCGTGCGGGCCGCCCGGGCCCAGGCCTGGCTGGAGGGGGCCATTTCCGCGTTGACCGGGGTGTTCCTGGCCGTGGTCACCTTGGTTGCCGCCCGGCTCGCGCTCGCCGGGGACATCACCGTCGGGGAGCTCGTCACCGCTGTCGGGCTCGCGCAGTTCCTGCTCTGGCCGCTCACCCTGTTCTCCTGGGTCAGTACGACGTTGGCGCAGGGGCGGAGTTCCGCCGATCGGATCGTTGAGCTGCTCAACATCGCGCCACCGCGGACCGGTGGGGACACGCCGTTGCCGCAGCCCGTGCTCGGGGAGGTTCTGGTCGCGCCCGGGGTGCACGCCCGGGCCGGGGAGCTGCTCGGGGTGCTCGCGCCCGACCCGGCGGAGGCCGCCGCGCTCGTGCGGACTTTCCGAGACCTGGCCGTCACCGTTGACGGGGTGGACCTCGCGCACGTCGACTGCACCTCCGCCCGGGCCACCGTGCTCGTGGCCGCGCACGACGCCGAGCTGTTCGACGGGACCGTCGCCGAGAACGTCACCGGGCCCGCGCGTGCGGGGGCGCTCACCGCCGCCGGGGTGCACGAGCTCGCCGCCGCGCTCCCGGACGGCCTGGACACCCAGCTCGGGGAGGGTGGGCGGGCGCTGTCCGGTGGGCAGCGGCAACGCGTCGCGCTCGCCCGCGCGCTCGCCCGGCAGGCGCCCGTGCTCGTCCTGCACGACCCCGCCACCGCCGTGGACGCGGTCACCGAGGCACGCCTGGCCAGTGCGCTCAAGGAGTTCCGGCGCGGCCGCACCACGGTCCTGATCGCCTCCAGCCCCGCGCTGCTGGCCGCCGCCGACCGAGTGGTGCTGCTGCACGAGGGCGCCGTCGCCGCCACCGGCACGCACACCGAGCTGATGACCACCCAACCGCTCTACCGGGACACGGTGCGCGCATGA